From Solanum lycopersicum chromosome 8, SLM_r2.1, the proteins below share one genomic window:
- the LOC101266849 gene encoding tyramine N-feruloyltransferase 4/11-like has product MTPSLQQPIPSESITSDASSDVTITGKIYTRVRLATKSNLSHIYKLFYQIHEYHNYIHLYRASESSLANLLFKENPLPLFYGPSVLLLEVSQTPFKEPTNEGFKPVLTTFDLKFPVVEGEVEEFRSKYDDKSDAYIAGYAFFYANYSCFNDKPGLYLESLYLRESYRNLGMGKLLFGTVASIAANNGFVSVEEIVAVWNKKAYDLYINMGLEIFDEFRYGKLHGENIKMYADKNVGN; this is encoded by the coding sequence ATGACTCCTTCTCTTCAACAACCAATTCCATCTGAATCAATAACCAGCGATGCATCATCGGACGTTACCATCACTGGAAAGATATACACACGAGTTCGTCTTGCTACGAAATCTAATCTGTCCCatatttacaaattattttacCAAATTCATGAATACCATAACTATATTCATTTATACAGAGCTTCTGAGTCTTCCTTAGCCAACTTGCTCTTTAAAGAAAATCCTCTTCCACTTTTCTATGGGCCATCCGTACTTCTACTTGAAGTCTCTCAAACCCCTTTTAAAGAACCCACAAACGAAGGGTTTAAACCTGTCCTTACAACTTTCGACCTTAAATTCCCTGTGGTGGAAGGAGAAGTTGAGGAATTCAGATCCAAATATGATGATAAGAGTGATGCTTACATCGCGGGATATGCTTTCTTTTACGCGAATTATTCATGCTTCAATGACAAGCCCGGGTTATATTTGGAGAGTCTTTACTTAAGAGAAAGTTATAGAAACTTGGGAATGGGGAAATTGTTGTTTGGAACAGTTGCATCCATTGCTGCCAACAATGGATTCGTATCGGTAGAGGAAATAGTAGCAGTTTGGAATAAGAAGGCATATGATCTTTACATAAATATGGGGCttgaaatatttgatgagtTTAGGTATGGGAAGTTGCATggtgaaaatattaaaatgtatgCTGATAAAAATGTAGGCAACTGA
- the THT1-3 gene encoding N-hydroxycinnamoyl-CoA:tyramine N-hydroxycinnamoyl transferase THT1-3 has translation MAPALEQAITSDASSDVTITGKIYTRVRLATKSDLSHIYRLFYQIHEYHNYTHLYKATESSLANLLFKENPLPLFYGPSVLLLEVSPTPFDEPKNTTDEGFKPVLTTFDLKFPVVEGEVEEFRSKYDDKSDVYIAGYAFFYANYSCFYDKPGFYFESLYFRESYRKLGMGSLLFGTVASIAANNGFVSVEGIVAVWNKKSYDFYVNMGVEIFDEFRYGKLHGENLQKYAHN, from the coding sequence ATGGCTCCTGCTCTTGAACAAGCAATAACCAGCGATGCATCATCGGACGTTACCATCACTGGAAAGATATACACACGAGTTCGTCTCGCTACGAAATCTGATCTTTCTCATATATACCGATTGTTTTACCAAATCCATGAATACCATAACTATACTCATTTATACAAAGCTACTGAGTCCTCCTTAGCCAACTTGCTCTTTAAGGAAAACCCTCTTCCACTTTTCTACGGGCCATCTGTTCTTCTACTTGAAGTCTCTCCAACCCCTTTTGACGAACCTAAAAATACTACAGACGAAGGGTTCAAGCCTGTCCTTACAACGTTTGACCTTAAATTCCCAGTCGTAGAAGGAGAAGTTGAGGAATTCCGATCCAAATATGATGATAAGAGTGATGTTTACATCGCAGGATATGCTTTCTTTTACGCGAATTATTCATGCTTTTATGACAAGCCTGGATTTTATTTCGAGAGTCTTTACTTCAGAGAGAGTTATAGAAAGTTAGGAATGGGGAGTTTGTTGTTTGGGACAGTTGCATCTATTGCTGCCAACAATGGGTTTGTATCGGTAGAGGGAATAGTAGCAGTTTGGAACAAAAAGTCATATGATTTTTACGTAAATATGGGAgttgaaatatttgatgaatttaggTATGGAAAGTTGCATGGTGAAAATCTTCAAAAGTATGCTCATAACTAG
- the THT1-4 gene encoding N-hydroxycinnamoyl-CoA:tyramine N-hydroxycinnamoyl transferase (The RefSeq protein has 3 substitutions, 2 frameshifts compared to this genomic sequence): MAPSLQQPIPSEAITSDASSDVTITGKIYTRVRLATKSDLSHIYRLFYQIHEYHNYTHLYKATESSLANLLFKENPLPLFYGPSVLLLEVSPTPFKEAKNEEFNPVLTTFDLKFPVVEGQVEEFRSKYDDKSDAYIAGYAFFYANYSCFYDKPGFYFESLYFRESYRKLGMGKLLFGTVASIAANNGFVSVEGIIAVWNKKSYDFYINMGVEIFDEFRYGKLHGENLQKYAHNKDKNDEGSC, from the exons ATGGCTCCTTCTCTTCAACAACCAATTCCATCTGAAGCAATAACCAGCGATGCATCATCGGACGTTACCATCGCTGGAAAGATATACACACGAGTTCGTCTCGCTACGAAATCTGATCTTTCTCATATATACCAATTGTTTTACCAAATCCATGAATACCATAACTATACTCATCTATACAAAGCTACTGAGTCCTCCTTGGCCAACTTGCTCTTTAAGGAAAACCCTCTTCCACTTTTCTACGGTCCATCAGTACTTCTACTTGAAGTCTCTCCAAC TTTTAAAGAAGCTAAGAATGAAGAGTTCAACCCTGTCCTTACAACGTTTGACCTTAAATTCCCTGTCGTAGAAGGACAGGTTGAGGAATTCCGGTCCAAATATGACGATAAGAGTGATGCTTACATCGCGGGATATGCTTTCTTTTACGCGAATTATTCGTGCTTCTATGAC AAGCCTGGGTTCTATTTTGAGAGTCTTTACTTCAGGGAGAGTTATAGGAAGTTGGGAATGGGGAAATTGTTGTTTGGGACAGTTGCATCTATTGCTGCTAACAATGGGTTTGTATCGGTTGAGGGAATAATCGCAGTATTGAATAAGAAGTCATAtgatttttacataaatatgggagttgaaatttttgatgaGTTTAGGTATGGCAAATTGCATGGTGAAAATCTTCAAAAGTATGCTCATAACAAGGACAAAAATGACGAAGGAAGCTGTTAG
- the THT7-8 gene encoding N-hydroxycinnamoyl-CoA:tyramine N-hydroxycinnamoyl transferase THT7-8, whose protein sequence is MASSLSETITTDASSENNNVTITGKIYTRLRLATKSDLSHIYQLFYQIHAYHNNTHLYKATESSLANLLFKENPLPLFYGPSVLLLEVSPTPFNEPTNEGFKPVLTTFDLKFPVVEGQVEEFRSKYDDKSDVYIAGYAFFYVNYSCFSDKPGFYFESLYFRESYRKLGMGSLLFGTVASIAANNGFVSVEGIVAVWNKKSYDFYVNMGVEIFDEFRYGKLHGENLQKYANDKEKNDGGN, encoded by the coding sequence ATGGCTTCATCTTTATCTGAAACAATAACCACCGATGCATCATCGGAAAACAACAACGTTACCATCACTGGAAAGATATACACAAGACTTCGTCTCGCTACAAAATCTGATCTTTCTCATATATACCAATTGTTTTACCAAATCCATGCATACCATAACAACACTCATTTATACAAAGCTACTGAGTCTTCCTTAGCCAATTTGCTCTTTAAGGAAAACCCTCTTCCACTTTTTTACGGTCCATCCGTACTTCTACTTGAAGTCTCTCCAACCCCTTTTAACGAACCCACAAACGAAGGGTTCAAGCCTGTACTTACAACGTTCGACCTTAAATTCCCCGTGGTGGAAGGACAAGTTGAGGAGTTCCGATCCAAATATGATGATAAGAGTGATGTTTACATCGCGGGGTATGCTTTCTTCTACGTGAATTATTCGTGCTTTTCTGATAAGCCTGGATTCTATTTTGAAAGTCTTTACTTTAGGGAGAGTTATAGAAAGTTGGGAATGGGGAGTTTGTTGTTTGGAACTGTCGCATCTATTGCTGCCAACAATGGATTCGTATCGGTAGAGGGAATAGTAGCAGTTTGGAATAAGAAATCATATGATTTTTACGTAAATATGGGAGttgaaatatttgatgagtTTAGGTATGGAAAATTGCATGGTGAAAATCTTCAAAAGTATGCTAATGATAAGGAGAAAAATGATGGAGGAAACTGA